One window of the Pedobacter ginsengisoli genome contains the following:
- the xylA gene encoding xylose isomerase: MSEFFKNIGKVNFEGRESNNPLAFKWYDPERIVAGKTLKDHLRFAGAYWHSFCGNGADPFGEASHIFPWNEKNDPVERAKDKMDAAFEFLTKLNIPYYCFHDVDIVDYSNDIKENERRLQALVDYARKKQDETGVKLLWGTANLFSHRRYMNGAATNPDFHVLTHGAAQVKAALDATIALGGENYVFWGGREGYMSLLNTDMKREQEHLARFLHTAKDYARKNGFKGTFLIEPKPCEPTKHQYDYDAATVLGFLQKYDLLGDFKLNLEVNHATLAGHTFQHELQVAADAGLLGSIDANRGDYQNGWDTDQFPNNINELVESMLIILEAGGFSQGGINFDAKIRRNSTDQADLFYAHIGGMDMFARALIVADDILQNSDYKKIRTDRYASYDSGKGKDFENGSLTLEDLRDYAIQNGEPQTLSGRQEFLENLINRHI, encoded by the coding sequence ATGAGCGAATTTTTTAAAAATATCGGTAAGGTTAATTTCGAGGGGCGTGAAAGCAATAATCCTCTTGCGTTTAAATGGTATGATCCTGAAAGAATTGTAGCTGGTAAAACACTTAAAGATCACCTTCGTTTTGCAGGTGCTTACTGGCATTCATTCTGTGGTAATGGTGCAGATCCTTTCGGCGAAGCAAGTCATATTTTTCCATGGAACGAAAAAAACGATCCGGTAGAACGTGCAAAAGATAAAATGGATGCGGCGTTTGAGTTTCTAACCAAGCTTAACATCCCATATTACTGCTTTCATGATGTGGATATTGTAGATTACAGTAACGACATCAAAGAAAATGAAAGACGACTACAGGCATTGGTTGACTATGCTCGTAAGAAACAAGACGAGACCGGCGTTAAATTATTATGGGGTACAGCAAATCTGTTCTCGCACAGAAGATACATGAACGGTGCGGCAACAAATCCTGATTTCCATGTATTAACGCATGGTGCTGCGCAGGTAAAAGCTGCTTTAGATGCAACTATTGCATTAGGTGGCGAGAATTATGTATTCTGGGGCGGTCGAGAAGGATACATGTCATTATTAAATACAGATATGAAGAGAGAGCAAGAGCACCTTGCACGTTTCCTTCATACTGCAAAAGATTATGCCAGAAAGAATGGATTTAAAGGCACATTCTTAATTGAGCCAAAACCATGTGAGCCTACCAAACATCAATACGATTACGATGCCGCAACAGTTTTAGGTTTTCTTCAGAAATATGATCTTCTTGGTGATTTTAAACTGAACCTTGAAGTAAACCATGCAACTCTTGCCGGCCATACTTTCCAACACGAACTACAGGTAGCCGCTGATGCAGGTTTGCTTGGATCTATCGATGCAAACAGAGGCGATTATCAAAATGGATGGGATACAGATCAGTTCCCAAATAACATAAACGAACTGGTTGAATCTATGCTGATCATTCTTGAAGCAGGTGGTTTTAGTCAGGGTGGAATTAACTTTGATGCTAAAATCCGCAGAAATTCGACTGATCAGGCTGATTTGTTCTATGCACATATTGGTGGCATGGATATGTTTGCCCGCGCACTTATTGTAGCTGATGATATTCTTCAAAACTCTGATTATAAAAAAATCAGAACAGATAGATATGCATCTTACGATAGCGGTAAAGGAAAAGATTTTGAAAACGGTAGTTTAACCCTTGAAGATCTGCGCGATTATGCAATCCAGAATGGTGAGCCACAAACTTTAAGCGGCAGACAGGAATTCCTGGAAAATCTGATCAACAGACATATTTAA
- a CDS encoding ThuA domain-containing protein: MKTLTKNSLTKALTLLSLILIMFSAVSASAKKNPKILVFCKTAGFHHDAIEFGVPVLLKLGAENNIDIDTTTNSEKFTAENLKQYKAVMFFNTTGDVLNDTQQAVFEKYIQGGGNFIGVHSATDTEYEWPWYGKLVGAYFVSHPHQQEASLNVVNRNHISTKHLPEVWKRKDEWYNFKWVADGLNVLIYIDENSYEPGNGKMGAKHPMAWYHEYDGGRAFYTELGHTKESYSDPLYLKHLLGGIKYALGAKK; this comes from the coding sequence ATGAAAACCTTAACAAAAAACTCTTTAACTAAAGCACTAACACTGCTGTCATTAATATTAATCATGTTCAGTGCCGTATCGGCATCTGCAAAGAAAAACCCGAAAATCCTTGTGTTCTGCAAAACAGCTGGTTTTCACCACGATGCAATTGAGTTTGGTGTTCCTGTTCTCCTTAAATTAGGAGCAGAAAACAATATAGACATTGATACTACTACCAATTCAGAAAAATTCACTGCTGAGAATTTAAAACAATATAAAGCTGTAATGTTTTTTAATACTACCGGTGATGTTTTAAATGACACTCAACAAGCTGTATTTGAAAAATACATTCAAGGTGGTGGTAACTTTATTGGGGTACACTCAGCTACCGATACTGAATATGAGTGGCCTTGGTATGGTAAACTTGTAGGTGCTTATTTTGTTAGTCACCCACATCAACAGGAAGCCTCTTTAAACGTGGTTAACCGCAATCATATCTCTACAAAACACCTTCCCGAAGTATGGAAAAGAAAAGACGAATGGTATAATTTTAAATGGGTAGCTGATGGCTTAAATGTATTAATATATATTGATGAGAACAGCTATGAGCCTGGTAATGGTAAAATGGGTGCTAAACACCCTATGGCATGGTATCATGAATATGATGGTGGTCGCGCTTTTTATACTGAACTTGGCCATACTAAGGAATCTTATAGTGATCCACTTTATCTTAAACACCTTTTAGGTGGAATAAAATATGCTTTGGGTGCAAAAAAATAA
- a CDS encoding LacI family DNA-binding transcriptional regulator, which yields MKNQKRTTIYDIAKKLNLNASSVSRALSNNSNVSEATRKLILDTAKELNYKQNSLASNLRKGHNQTIGVIVPRINQNYFADVIAGIEEVTYQKGYNLVICQSNESSAREVKCVNTLINQHVSCIVISISADFEDDKHLQTIKEHGIPLIQFDRVAEHLDTFKVLNDNEQASIDAVSHLIEQGYKRIALLEGPQNVNIFKQRKAGYLAALKKHNYPILPELIKENAWTKELGAESTKELLSLAEPPDAIFASTSDFSALGVLEVATRMGLKVPEELGICGYSNEAFTEITSPSITTIDQYSVSMGKTIANLYFQEIESSEKDNNPKIVSIKPKLIIRSSTLRNKTD from the coding sequence ATGAAAAATCAGAAAAGAACAACCATTTATGATATTGCCAAGAAGCTAAATTTAAATGCTTCCTCTGTTTCCAGAGCTTTAAGTAATAACAGTAATGTTAGCGAGGCCACGCGTAAGCTTATTTTAGATACTGCGAAAGAATTAAATTATAAACAAAATAGCCTGGCATCGAACTTAAGAAAAGGGCATAATCAGACTATTGGGGTAATTGTTCCGCGCATTAATCAAAATTACTTTGCAGATGTAATTGCCGGTATTGAAGAGGTTACCTATCAAAAAGGTTACAACCTTGTAATCTGCCAATCTAATGAATCTTCGGCAAGGGAAGTTAAATGTGTAAACACCCTAATTAATCAACACGTAAGTTGTATTGTAATTTCTATTAGTGCCGATTTTGAAGACGATAAACATCTTCAAACCATTAAAGAGCATGGCATTCCACTTATACAGTTTGACAGGGTGGCTGAGCATCTGGATACTTTTAAAGTATTAAATGATAACGAGCAAGCTTCTATTGATGCTGTTAGCCATTTAATTGAGCAAGGTTACAAAAGAATTGCACTTCTTGAAGGTCCACAAAATGTAAATATTTTTAAACAGCGGAAAGCCGGTTATCTTGCCGCATTAAAGAAACACAATTACCCTATCCTACCAGAGCTTATTAAGGAGAATGCATGGACAAAGGAGCTCGGGGCAGAATCAACCAAAGAATTACTAAGTCTTGCTGAACCGCCTGATGCAATATTTGCCTCTACTTCAGATTTCTCTGCACTTGGAGTTTTGGAAGTAGCTACAAGAATGGGTTTAAAAGTACCTGAAGAATTGGGAATTTGCGGCTATTCTAACGAAGCATTTACTGAGATAACCAGTCCTTCTATTACTACAATAGACCAATACAGTGTTAGCATGGGTAAAACAATTGCCAATTTGTATTTTCAGGAAATAGAATCATCGGAAAAAGACAATAATCCTAAAATAGTGAGCATAAAACCAAAGCTTATTATCAGATCGTCAACACTTAGAAACAAAACAGATTAG
- a CDS encoding xylulokinase, producing MLLLGIDVGTSSVKVSVVDVESGDILASAQYPDSESEIISLRSGWAEQSPDMWWEHVQQAILKCNSLGRYNPANIAAIGIAYQMHGLVIVDESQNSLRNSIIWCDSRAVETGEEAFNALGKEKVLSHMLNSPGNFTASKLAWVKKNEPETYSKVARMMLPGDFIAMKLTGEVTTSNSALSEGILWDFKTNTISAHIMAQFGFSSGIIPEIKPVFSEHGKVKESIAEKLGLKAGIPVAYKAGDQPNNALSLNVTQPGEVAATAGTSGVIYGVTDQLLYDKQSRVNTFAHVNHTAQDQRLGVLLCINGTGSMNRWTRDLIGSSTNYIAMNNAASNIAAGSNGLYVLPFGNGAERMLNNKIVGAHLQNIDLNLHTQAHIFRAVQEGIAFSFRYGLDILRENGMQPSVIRAGRSNLFMSDIFSQTFVNVTGVPVELYENDGSYGAAVGAGIGANIFKTVSEAFSNKKPVKLVEPTKETLEDEYQAWKKLLQQQLEPLNK from the coding sequence ATGCTGCTATTAGGTATTGATGTAGGAACATCATCTGTCAAAGTTTCGGTGGTTGATGTTGAGTCCGGCGACATTCTTGCAAGTGCTCAATATCCGGATAGTGAATCAGAAATTATTTCGCTTAGGTCAGGGTGGGCAGAGCAGTCGCCAGATATGTGGTGGGAGCATGTTCAGCAAGCTATATTAAAATGCAATAGCCTGGGCAGATATAACCCGGCAAACATTGCAGCCATTGGTATAGCTTATCAGATGCACGGACTTGTTATTGTAGATGAATCTCAAAACAGTTTGAGGAACAGTATTATATGGTGCGACAGTAGGGCTGTTGAAACCGGCGAAGAAGCATTTAATGCTTTAGGAAAAGAAAAGGTATTGAGCCATATGCTTAACTCGCCAGGTAATTTTACTGCCTCAAAACTGGCATGGGTTAAAAAGAATGAGCCCGAAACTTATAGTAAAGTAGCCAGAATGATGCTGCCCGGAGATTTTATTGCCATGAAGCTTACAGGAGAGGTTACAACAAGTAATTCTGCCTTATCAGAAGGGATACTATGGGACTTTAAAACCAACACTATTTCTGCTCATATTATGGCACAGTTTGGTTTTTCATCAGGTATTATTCCTGAAATTAAACCAGTGTTTTCTGAACATGGAAAAGTAAAGGAATCGATTGCTGAAAAACTAGGTTTAAAGGCTGGTATTCCTGTTGCTTATAAGGCAGGAGATCAGCCGAATAATGCTCTTTCATTAAACGTAACTCAACCCGGAGAGGTGGCTGCAACAGCCGGAACATCAGGAGTTATTTATGGTGTTACAGATCAGCTTCTGTACGATAAACAATCACGCGTAAATACCTTTGCCCACGTAAATCATACGGCTCAGGATCAGCGTTTGGGAGTTTTGCTTTGTATAAACGGAACAGGAAGTATGAACCGGTGGACAAGAGATCTGATAGGTTCATCAACTAACTACATTGCTATGAATAATGCGGCAAGTAATATTGCAGCTGGCAGCAATGGCCTATATGTACTTCCATTTGGTAATGGTGCAGAACGTATGCTAAATAATAAAATAGTAGGTGCACATTTACAAAATATAGATCTTAACCTGCATACTCAGGCCCATATTTTCCGTGCAGTACAGGAAGGAATAGCATTCTCTTTCCGTTATGGATTAGATATTTTACGCGAAAATGGAATGCAGCCTTCGGTTATCAGGGCGGGCAGATCAAATCTTTTCATGAGTGATATTTTCTCTCAAACCTTTGTTAACGTAACCGGAGTGCCTGTTGAGCTGTATGAAAACGATGGCAGTTACGGTGCGGCTGTAGGGGCAGGTATCGGCGCAAACATATTTAAAACCGTAAGCGAAGCATTTAGCAATAAAAAGCCTGTTAAGCTTGTTGAACCAACAAAAGAAACATTGGAAGACGAGTATCAAGCCTGGAAAAAACTTCTTCAACAACAATTAGAACCATTAAATAAATAG